Proteins co-encoded in one Arthrobacter globiformis genomic window:
- a CDS encoding PucR family transcriptional regulator: protein MFLEDVLKHRTVRAADPLLRAAPDSVPGRQVRWVHSSEVLDIAPLLRGGELLLSGGQALATATEERRVDYIRELAGRGVAALAIETGPALPDIPESMLITAESHGLPLFELRKVAPFVGIMQEINSILVSQSVELLQRGDEISHAMAAELAHGGGLDEVLAVLAGQTGTGVRLVSPAGLTLGSAGAADGGGSAGGPGTGGSGSVSTTAVDVPVRGVLAARLELELPEGVDPTFVRVAGERSVDILGLALLQRMPPGLKELAGAELMRAVHSGAQPWRLEQLGAAAGFAVDGPVAAVMIRSAASGRLRPALDTILAESVPHAASYADKLELIALAGLPVKGTRTARASLIGALGSLDVPEGSAIAVGPLGQGIGEAAWSMAEARRTLDLAPRTGRSAGGPRQVRDADAFSAERLAAESIDGGARRDFVRRTLGPILEHDEQRNSQLLHTLTVWLDSGCNTAQAARELHLERQSMYHRLQRIFDLCGGDPRGTGRLAGLHLAARLAPLP from the coding sequence GTGTTCCTCGAAGACGTCCTGAAGCATCGGACCGTCCGGGCCGCTGACCCGTTGCTGCGGGCCGCCCCGGACAGCGTGCCCGGCCGGCAGGTGCGGTGGGTCCACTCCAGCGAGGTTCTGGACATCGCTCCGCTGCTGCGCGGCGGCGAGCTCCTCCTCAGCGGCGGCCAGGCACTGGCCACGGCTACCGAGGAGCGGCGGGTGGACTACATCCGCGAACTGGCGGGACGCGGCGTCGCTGCCCTTGCCATCGAGACCGGGCCGGCGCTGCCCGATATCCCCGAGTCGATGCTGATAACTGCGGAGTCGCACGGACTGCCGCTGTTCGAGCTGCGCAAGGTGGCTCCCTTCGTGGGCATCATGCAGGAGATCAACTCCATCCTGGTCAGCCAGTCGGTGGAACTGCTGCAGCGCGGCGACGAGATCAGCCACGCCATGGCCGCCGAGCTCGCCCACGGCGGCGGGCTGGATGAGGTGCTCGCCGTGCTCGCCGGGCAGACCGGGACCGGCGTCCGCCTGGTGTCGCCGGCGGGGCTGACGCTGGGGAGTGCGGGTGCGGCCGACGGCGGGGGCTCCGCCGGCGGTCCGGGAACCGGCGGTTCGGGATCAGTGAGTACGACGGCGGTCGACGTGCCGGTCCGCGGCGTTCTGGCCGCCCGGCTGGAGCTGGAGCTGCCCGAAGGCGTCGACCCGACGTTTGTCCGGGTGGCCGGCGAACGCTCCGTCGACATTCTTGGCCTTGCGCTGCTGCAGCGGATGCCGCCCGGCCTGAAGGAACTGGCGGGAGCGGAGCTGATGCGGGCCGTCCATTCCGGCGCCCAGCCGTGGCGGCTGGAGCAGCTCGGCGCGGCGGCGGGGTTCGCCGTCGACGGTCCGGTGGCCGCCGTCATGATCCGTTCCGCCGCCTCCGGCCGGCTGCGCCCGGCGCTGGACACGATCCTCGCGGAGTCGGTCCCGCATGCTGCCAGCTACGCGGACAAGCTGGAGCTCATTGCGCTGGCCGGCCTTCCCGTCAAGGGAACCCGTACAGCGCGGGCGTCACTGATCGGGGCGCTGGGCAGCCTCGATGTCCCGGAAGGTTCTGCGATCGCCGTCGGACCTCTGGGGCAGGGCATTGGTGAAGCGGCGTGGTCCATGGCGGAAGCCCGGCGGACGCTGGATCTGGCACCACGGACTGGCCGCTCCGCCGGCGGACCCCGCCAGGTGCGGGATGCGGATGCGTTTAGTGCCGAGCGGCTGGCTGCCGAGAGCATCGACGGCGGTGCCCGCCGCGATTTCGTCCGCCGCACGCTGGGACCCATTCTCGAGCACGACGAGCAGCGGAACTCGCAGCTGCTGCACACCCTGACGGTGTGGCTGGACTCCGGCTGCAACACGGCCCAGGCGGCACGTGAGCTGCATCTGGAACGGCAGTCGATGTACCACCGGCTGCAGCGCATCTTCGATCTGTGCGGCGGCGACCCCCGGGGAACGGGTCGCCTGGCCGGCCTGCACCTGGCCGCCCGCCTAGCCCCACTCCCCTAG
- a CDS encoding purine-cytosine permease family protein, with protein MHNSSTTQPGPAMEPAEDCEAWLQPIPESQRTRKVSGQFWIWAGANLAPINWVLGALGINLGLGFADTVTVLVLGNLIGMLLFGCFVLLGQKTGATGMVLARAAFGRRGNYLPAAIQALLVVGWCAVNTWIILDLVMALFGTLGWVDPAAHNYAWKIGVATFIMAAQVAIAWFGYKAIAAFEKWTVPPTIIILVVMSAVAWFGLKINWTYAGPAGNILEGSERIAAMSAVMTAIGIGWGITWFTYAADYSRFVSTTVPKKKVYLASVLGQFIPVVWLGVLGASLATNSGEVDPGKLIVQNFGAMALPVLLMVLHGPIATNILNIYTFSVATQALDISISRRKLNLLVGVFSLIAVVFFIFQEDFASVLDAWLIGLVAWVAAWGGVMLVHFFWLEKRWPGKVDRLFDGVGTRRLPVVNWAGVTALLAGIVATWLFMYGLVPVMQGPIAVALGGWDLSWLAGGLTSAAVYAVLGPRLHRPYVTVTSDGGTTAAVNAPDAAQAPQPVTAVEL; from the coding sequence ATGCACAACTCCTCAACAACGCAGCCCGGGCCCGCAATGGAGCCGGCCGAGGACTGCGAAGCCTGGCTACAGCCCATCCCCGAGTCGCAGCGCACCCGCAAGGTGTCGGGCCAGTTCTGGATCTGGGCGGGCGCAAACCTGGCCCCGATCAACTGGGTCCTCGGCGCCCTGGGCATCAACCTTGGCCTTGGCTTCGCCGACACCGTCACCGTCCTGGTCCTCGGCAACCTGATCGGCATGCTGCTCTTCGGCTGCTTCGTCCTGCTGGGCCAGAAGACGGGCGCCACCGGCATGGTCCTGGCCCGAGCCGCTTTCGGCCGCCGCGGCAACTACCTGCCGGCCGCCATCCAGGCCCTGCTGGTGGTGGGCTGGTGCGCCGTCAACACCTGGATCATCCTCGACCTGGTCATGGCGCTCTTCGGCACACTCGGGTGGGTGGATCCTGCCGCCCACAACTACGCCTGGAAGATCGGCGTCGCCACGTTCATCATGGCCGCCCAGGTCGCCATCGCGTGGTTCGGCTACAAGGCGATCGCCGCCTTCGAAAAATGGACCGTACCGCCGACCATTATCATCCTTGTGGTCATGTCCGCCGTGGCGTGGTTCGGCCTGAAGATCAACTGGACCTACGCCGGCCCCGCGGGCAACATCCTGGAAGGCTCCGAGCGCATCGCGGCCATGAGCGCCGTGATGACGGCCATCGGCATCGGCTGGGGCATCACCTGGTTCACCTACGCGGCCGACTACTCCCGCTTTGTCAGCACCACAGTGCCCAAGAAAAAGGTCTACCTGGCCTCCGTCCTGGGCCAGTTCATCCCTGTGGTCTGGCTCGGCGTCCTCGGCGCCAGCCTCGCCACCAACAGCGGCGAAGTCGACCCCGGCAAGCTCATCGTCCAGAACTTCGGCGCCATGGCGCTGCCCGTCCTCCTCATGGTGCTGCACGGCCCCATCGCCACCAACATCCTCAACATCTACACCTTCTCGGTGGCCACACAGGCGCTGGACATCTCAATCAGCCGCCGGAAGCTCAACCTGTTAGTCGGCGTCTTCTCGCTCATCGCCGTCGTCTTCTTCATCTTCCAGGAGGACTTCGCCTCGGTGCTGGATGCCTGGCTGATCGGCCTGGTGGCCTGGGTGGCCGCCTGGGGCGGCGTGATGCTGGTGCACTTCTTCTGGCTGGAGAAGCGCTGGCCGGGCAAGGTGGACCGGCTGTTCGACGGCGTCGGAACCCGCCGCCTGCCCGTGGTCAACTGGGCCGGTGTGACCGCGCTCCTGGCTGGCATCGTCGCCACCTGGCTGTTCATGTACGGACTGGTTCCGGTAATGCAGGGCCCCATCGCGGTTGCCCTGGGCGGCTGGGACCTCTCCTGGCTCGCCGGCGGACTCACCAGCGCCGCGGTCTACGCGGTTCTCGGCCCCCGGCTGCACCGGCCGTACGTGACGGTGACGTCCGACGGCGGCAC
- a CDS encoding ABC transporter permease, with amino-acid sequence MSKHFFGDTAVLLGRSLRHIIRSVDTIITTAITPIALMLLFVYVFGGAIKTGADNYINYLLPGIMLIAIASGIAYTAVRLFTDTKSGIFERFQSMPIARSSVLWAHVLTSMVANALSLVIIVLVALLMGFRTSAGPLEWLAVAGILALFTLALTWIAVIAGLSAKSVDGAGGFSYPLIFLPFISSAFVPTGTMPGPVRAFAENQPVTSIVNTIQDLFAQRPVGVDIWIALAWCLGILVLAYVFAMAAYRRKIT; translated from the coding sequence ATGAGCAAGCATTTCTTCGGAGACACGGCCGTCCTGCTGGGCCGTTCCCTGCGCCACATCATCCGCAGCGTGGACACGATCATCACCACCGCAATCACGCCGATCGCCCTCATGCTGCTGTTCGTCTACGTGTTCGGCGGCGCCATCAAGACAGGCGCCGACAACTACATCAACTACCTGCTTCCCGGCATCATGCTGATCGCGATCGCGTCCGGCATCGCGTACACCGCCGTCCGGCTGTTCACCGACACGAAGAGCGGCATTTTCGAGCGGTTCCAGTCCATGCCGATCGCACGATCGTCCGTGCTGTGGGCCCATGTGCTGACGTCGATGGTTGCCAACGCGCTCTCGCTGGTGATCATTGTGCTGGTTGCCCTGCTCATGGGCTTCCGCACATCGGCGGGCCCACTGGAGTGGCTCGCCGTTGCCGGAATCCTCGCCCTGTTCACCCTGGCACTCACCTGGATCGCGGTCATCGCCGGCCTGTCAGCGAAGTCCGTGGACGGCGCCGGCGGCTTCTCCTACCCGCTGATCTTCCTGCCGTTCATCAGTTCGGCCTTCGTCCCCACCGGCACCATGCCGGGTCCCGTGCGGGCGTTCGCCGAGAACCAGCCGGTCACCTCGATCGTCAACACCATCCAGGACCTGTTTGCGCAACGGCCGGTCGGCGTCGACATTTGGATCGCCCTGGCCTGGTGCCTCGGGATCCTCGTTCTCGCTTACGTCTTCGCCATGGCGGCGTACCGCCGCAAGATCACGTAA
- a CDS encoding transposase: MPVSSGKSHRMRLHRGGNRQANRVIYLIAICRLRYDPRSQAYRDRKRAQGHSSADAIRCLKRFIAREIYYSLKRDLSVRQ, encoded by the coding sequence ATCCCTGTCTCCTCCGGGAAATCACATCGCATGCGACTCCATCGGGGAGGTAACCGCCAAGCCAACAGGGTCATCTACCTCATCGCCATCTGCCGCCTCCGCTATGACCCGAGATCCCAGGCCTATCGTGACCGGAAGCGCGCCCAAGGCCACTCATCAGCGGATGCCATCCGCTGCCTCAAACGCTTTATCGCCCGAGAGATCTACTACAGCCTTAAACGCGATTTATCAGTAAGGCAGTAA
- a CDS encoding flavodoxin gives MISGLIGCDVHRIEAAVPYPADYDATVARNVREQNEDSRPAIANPLPSIDHYDTVLLASGIWNIRAPMIMTTFTESHDFAGKTVYPPAGSTSPDGLRRPKRATSPRNNRNDGQGPQLAQAPLEWQRSPF, from the coding sequence ATGATCAGCGGTCTCATTGGCTGCGACGTTCATCGCATCGAAGCAGCGGTTCCTTACCCGGCGGACTACGACGCCACAGTGGCGCGTAACGTCCGCGAGCAGAATGAGGACAGCCGCCCTGCGATCGCCAACCCACTTCCATCCATCGACCACTACGACACCGTGCTCCTGGCCAGCGGCATCTGGAACATCAGAGCACCGATGATCATGACCACGTTCACCGAAAGCCATGACTTCGCCGGCAAAACTGTCTACCCTCCTGCAGGCTCCACCAGTCCTGACGGTCTTCGCCGACCGAAACGAGCCACGTCGCCCCGAAACAACAGGAACGATGGCCAAGGGCCTCAGCTTGCACAGGCACCCCTGGAGTGGCAACGCTCCCCATTTTAG
- a CDS encoding maleylpyruvate isomerase family mycothiol-dependent enzyme translates to MLPERYLAELTQTLSSLERLARQPEGTLGRSVPACPGWTLDALFGHISSIERWAAAIVRTGEYVQETAPPAEGAATWFLEGAPGFLATMASLDPAAPCWNFGPPPRTAGFWLRRQAHEHAIHLVDGHQGSGLADPEFAEDFLLDGVDEVLAMFAPRQLRLHRMADPGKGVTFRVPGGTAWTVGNGDIAASVTAAPQDMYLGLWGRSSLSDTAFIEGDVELGLRVIRGPLTP, encoded by the coding sequence ATGTTGCCCGAACGGTACCTTGCCGAACTCACACAAACCCTAAGTTCCCTCGAAAGGCTCGCGCGCCAGCCGGAGGGCACGCTGGGCCGTTCAGTTCCGGCCTGTCCGGGATGGACTCTCGATGCGCTTTTCGGGCACATCAGTTCAATCGAGCGATGGGCTGCCGCTATTGTTCGCACCGGCGAGTACGTCCAGGAAACGGCCCCGCCTGCAGAGGGGGCCGCAACCTGGTTCCTCGAGGGTGCCCCCGGCTTCCTGGCCACGATGGCCTCCCTGGACCCCGCAGCGCCGTGCTGGAACTTCGGCCCTCCCCCGCGCACTGCCGGTTTCTGGCTGCGCCGGCAGGCACACGAACACGCTATTCACCTCGTCGACGGCCACCAAGGATCCGGCCTGGCGGACCCGGAATTCGCCGAGGACTTCCTGCTCGACGGCGTCGACGAGGTCCTGGCAATGTTCGCCCCGCGCCAGCTCCGGCTGCACCGGATGGCCGACCCAGGAAAGGGCGTGACCTTCCGTGTACCCGGCGGCACCGCATGGACTGTCGGCAACGGGGACATCGCGGCCTCGGTTACCGCAGCGCCACAGGACATGTACCTGGGCCTCTGGGGCCGCTCCAGCCTGTCAGACACGGCCTTCATAGAGGGCGACGTCGAGCTTGGACTACGTGTCATCCGCGGTCCGCTCACGCCGTAG